A region from the Inhella inkyongensis genome encodes:
- a CDS encoding polymorphic toxin-type HINT domain-containing protein → MSPTQNDTIESARDDDVTGQRISDGRIIAVEDYARAAEGMLSLDPSGKPFYIGCFAAGTLVHTAEGLQPIEKIRVGTQVLAQPEDGGEQALRRVINKMSTLDQPLMAIQIKIEGEHGADFTTLFATPNHPFWVETAHTEDGKHWLAAECLEPCMGLQLADGRRAEVHAAALIRRTQHEDILFAADARVQQGQVLCLKDGQLQVADAAQVALLGDLRLGEAYRAPVYNFEVEEFHTYYVAEVGVWVHNTGCQADAAINNTLVIADDRASIREGQPHNCFVAGTLVHTKEGLVPIEQIKVGDWVLSYPDDQQPPDRFREPHEYAYKRVLQTYVSANQAVKEFPVQNLASGNVEYFTATLSHPIFVANRGWMTLGEILAGRQRVAVETHRFRNIILGGLFKDKGLATVYNIEVEDFNTYYVGEEGVWVHNCDPHSTRKISDLDGLLDFVQTGNGRIEIFRIDNFKNDNKANLTAYSGKVGEDAMKLGLEMALQREVRTDLINASRNGPDGSVFIEAAESPTGKALWLVPESKASVRNKFTDVATLAPTEKAIKWLYEGSGEAFKPGGDPAPNRYVKGGTHDYTDGQGRINNQILDAAIQREFRKIYDLYRAGKLDIVAFIVDTSLPPAGATGTVSTQLVANPGKSAMVDFQSIGGFVPALTSADVQLVFTAAQQYWFNAGASVAELDRIQVNVGDLSNSEVGRTLGHQITLSANGAGWGWFVDATPTQSEEFAPGAGADSFQALAGSAAAGKLDLLTVLIHEMGHALGLGHSSQADAVMDAVLSPGERHLPGADERAGLQGQGGFVQTNRVYLTQVRARTGQDQPRPAAPLFQQVANPSFTNGSFAGAAGGLPAGWFGSGGVAAQPGQALLSESSGSQTRLSQLFQLSAQDRLLGLALGCDKQWRERLVRTVPRWRRMVGAGGTLPRHALLLRQGSWAIGKRSPQSLPGFDAVIPL, encoded by the coding sequence ATGAGCCCAACACAGAACGACACCATCGAGTCGGCCCGCGACGACGACGTCACCGGCCAGCGCATTTCCGACGGCCGCATCATTGCGGTCGAGGACTACGCCCGCGCCGCCGAGGGCATGCTGAGCCTGGACCCCAGTGGCAAGCCTTTCTACATCGGCTGCTTTGCCGCCGGCACCCTGGTGCATACCGCTGAAGGCTTGCAGCCGATCGAGAAGATCCGCGTCGGCACCCAGGTGCTGGCCCAGCCCGAGGACGGCGGCGAGCAGGCCCTGCGCCGCGTCATCAACAAGATGAGCACCTTGGACCAGCCCTTGATGGCGATCCAAATCAAGATCGAAGGCGAGCACGGGGCCGACTTCACGACGCTCTTTGCGACGCCCAACCACCCGTTCTGGGTCGAGACCGCGCACACCGAGGACGGCAAGCACTGGCTGGCCGCCGAGTGCCTGGAGCCCTGCATGGGGCTGCAGCTGGCCGATGGACGCCGGGCCGAGGTGCATGCCGCCGCCTTGATTCGCCGCACCCAGCACGAGGACATCCTGTTCGCCGCTGACGCGCGCGTGCAGCAGGGCCAGGTGCTGTGCCTGAAGGACGGGCAGCTGCAGGTGGCCGACGCCGCCCAGGTGGCGCTACTGGGCGATCTGCGCCTGGGCGAGGCGTATCGGGCGCCGGTCTATAACTTCGAGGTCGAGGAGTTCCACACCTACTACGTGGCGGAGGTGGGGGTTTGGGTGCATAACACTGGGTGCCAGGCGGATGCTGCAATCAACAATACCTTGGTTATTGCTGATGACAGAGCCTCCATTAGGGAGGGTCAGCCGCACAACTGCTTTGTGGCGGGCACGCTGGTCCACACCAAGGAGGGTTTGGTGCCGATCGAGCAAATCAAGGTGGGGGATTGGGTGCTGTCGTATCCGGACGATCAGCAACCTCCCGATAGGTTCAGAGAGCCCCACGAGTACGCCTACAAGCGTGTGCTGCAAACCTACGTTTCGGCGAATCAGGCGGTTAAAGAGTTTCCTGTTCAAAACTTGGCCAGTGGAAATGTTGAGTATTTCACTGCAACGTTAAGTCATCCGATCTTTGTGGCCAACCGTGGTTGGATGACTCTGGGAGAGATTCTTGCCGGGCGCCAGCGAGTTGCGGTGGAAACCCACCGCTTTAGAAATATTATTTTGGGCGGCCTCTTCAAGGATAAGGGTTTGGCCACGGTATACAATATCGAGGTGGAGGACTTCAATACATACTATGTCGGCGAAGAGGGTGTGTGGGTGCACAACTGCGATCCTCACTCCACTAGAAAGATAAGCGACTTGGATGGGTTGTTGGATTTTGTGCAAACCGGAAATGGGAGGATTGAAATATTTAGAATTGATAATTTTAAGAATGACAATAAAGCAAATTTAACTGCCTACTCCGGAAAGGTCGGAGAGGATGCGATGAAGCTTGGTTTGGAAATGGCCCTACAAAGAGAGGTCCGCACCGATCTGATAAACGCTTCACGCAATGGCCCAGATGGCTCGGTGTTCATCGAGGCGGCCGAGTCCCCGACAGGCAAAGCCTTGTGGCTGGTACCCGAATCCAAGGCTTCGGTGCGCAACAAGTTCACAGACGTCGCGACGCTTGCGCCTACTGAAAAGGCAATCAAGTGGTTGTACGAGGGCAGTGGTGAGGCCTTTAAGCCGGGTGGTGATCCAGCACCTAACCGTTATGTCAAGGGCGGTACACACGACTACACCGATGGGCAAGGTCGTATCAATAACCAGATTCTGGATGCGGCCATCCAACGAGAATTCCGCAAGATTTACGACCTCTACCGCGCGGGTAAATTGGACATTGTGGCGTTCATCGTGGACACCAGTCTCCCGCCAGCCGGCGCAACGGGAACGGTGAGCACCCAGCTTGTTGCCAACCCAGGTAAATCCGCGATGGTTGACTTCCAAAGTATCGGAGGTTTTGTGCCGGCGCTTACTAGCGCTGATGTTCAACTCGTCTTCACTGCGGCCCAGCAGTACTGGTTCAACGCTGGTGCTTCCGTTGCCGAGCTCGACCGTATTCAAGTCAATGTAGGTGATTTGTCGAATAGCGAAGTGGGTCGAACCCTGGGCCATCAAATCACCCTGTCCGCCAATGGCGCCGGCTGGGGTTGGTTTGTGGACGCCACGCCGACCCAATCCGAAGAATTCGCCCCGGGCGCCGGTGCGGACTCCTTCCAAGCCTTGGCGGGCAGCGCCGCCGCCGGCAAGCTGGACCTGCTGACCGTGCTGATCCACGAGATGGGCCATGCGCTGGGTCTGGGTCATTCGAGCCAGGCCGATGCGGTGATGGACGCCGTGCTCAGCCCCGGTGAGCGCCATCTGCCGGGCGCGGACGAACGCGCCGGGCTGCAGGGTCAGGGCGGTTTTGTGCAGACGAACAGGGTCTACCTGACCCAGGTACGGGCCCGCACCGGGCAGGATCAGCCGCGTCCGGCCGCGCCGCTGTTCCAGCAAGTGGCCAACCCCAGCTTCACCAACGGCAGCTTTGCCGGCGCGGCCGGCGGCCTGCCGGCGGGCTGGTTTGGCAGCGGCGGGGTGGCGGCCCAGCCGGGCCAGGCCCTGCTGTCGGAAAGCAGCGGCAGCCAGACCCGCCTGAGCCAGCTCTTCCAACTCAGCGCGCAGGACCGCTTGCTCGGTCTCGCTTTGGGGTGCGACAAGCAGTGGCGGGAGCGACTCGTGCGAACGGTTCCAAGGTGGCGGCGAATGGTCGGAGCGGGAGGCACCCTCCCGCGCCATGCACTTCTGCTACGGCAGGGGTCTTGGGCCATTGGGAAGCGCAGTCCGCAATCTCTGCCGGGCTTTGATGCCGTGATACCGCTATAG
- a CDS encoding TonB-dependent receptor: protein MRPTLLVLALLSAFDTTSHAEELERVTIVVGRGQLRSVSGLETAEFRAAMAGTNPLLTLSRLPGAYFQSADAQGSYEWSTRFALRSFAQSQLGFTLDEVPLGDMSYGNHNGLHISRAIASENIARADLSQGSGALDTASSSNLGGTVQFYSLDPSPDFRLLLQQSLGSDAWRRSHVRLDSGTLTWGRLALSLTDQETDKWKGQGEQRHRQWNLKWTHEVGALKASAFVNHSDRQEVDYQDHSLDMLNRLGWSWDNSYPDMNAALLRSTTLCGNAGSTYVRQCDDAYYAGSGLRRDTLSAAKLQWRASPALQARATVYHHDHEGSGLWFTPYVASPDGTPLSIRTTEYAIQRHGLVASLEGEWQAHRVKLGLWWEDNDFDQARRFYAVNPAAPPSPYQTPSAPFRTDWIFNFRTRTTQVSIADTVALAPALNLGLGFRALRVQSDAQVISGSNRPQGRVLTDEPFLPQIGLSWELSSQDELFANLARNARAFQASAAGTAPFATTAAGFEAIRNQIRPERSDSFEMGWRGIGARHQASLTLYTVRFHDRLLSVQAGSAIQGNPSILSNVGGVSTHGLEAALSARLGPRWTAYAGLSLSRARYRDDVVSGTSRVATAGKQVVDHPSRMLKAQIGYDDGPWSWTLGLDAQSRRYYSYTNDASVPGRALMNGSLAYRIGGLGALQDARLRLSVSNLGQRRHIATLGSNGFVNSDPNGLAQTLLPGAPRQALLSFSARL, encoded by the coding sequence ATGCGCCCCACCTTGCTGGTTTTGGCCCTGCTCAGCGCCTTCGACACCACCAGCCACGCCGAAGAACTCGAACGCGTCACCATCGTGGTCGGCCGGGGGCAGCTGCGCTCGGTCAGCGGCCTGGAGACGGCAGAGTTTCGCGCCGCCATGGCCGGCACCAACCCCTTGCTGACGCTCTCGCGCTTGCCCGGGGCCTATTTCCAATCGGCCGATGCGCAGGGGAGCTATGAATGGTCCACCCGCTTTGCGCTGCGCAGCTTTGCGCAAAGCCAGCTCGGCTTCACCCTCGATGAGGTGCCCCTGGGCGATATGTCCTACGGCAACCACAACGGCCTGCACATCAGCCGCGCGATTGCCAGCGAGAACATCGCCCGCGCCGATCTATCGCAAGGCAGCGGCGCGCTGGACACCGCCTCCAGCAGCAATCTGGGCGGCACGGTGCAGTTCTATTCGCTCGACCCTTCTCCCGACTTCCGGCTGCTGCTGCAACAGAGCCTGGGCAGCGATGCCTGGCGGCGCAGCCATGTCCGCCTGGATAGCGGCACCCTGACCTGGGGACGGCTGGCCCTGAGCCTGACCGACCAGGAAACCGACAAGTGGAAGGGCCAAGGCGAACAACGCCATCGTCAGTGGAATCTGAAATGGACGCATGAAGTCGGCGCGCTGAAGGCCTCGGCCTTCGTCAACCACTCCGATCGGCAAGAAGTCGACTACCAAGACCACTCGCTCGACATGTTGAACCGCCTGGGCTGGTCCTGGGACAACAGTTACCCGGACATGAACGCGGCCTTGCTGCGCTCCACCACCTTATGCGGCAATGCCGGCAGCACCTATGTGCGGCAATGCGACGACGCCTACTACGCCGGCTCCGGCCTGCGCCGCGACACCTTGAGCGCCGCCAAGCTGCAATGGCGGGCCAGCCCTGCGCTGCAGGCACGCGCCACGGTCTATCACCACGACCATGAAGGCAGCGGGCTGTGGTTCACACCCTATGTGGCCTCGCCCGATGGCACCCCGCTGTCGATTCGCACCACCGAGTACGCCATCCAGCGCCACGGTTTGGTCGCCAGCCTGGAGGGGGAGTGGCAAGCGCACCGCGTCAAGCTTGGGCTTTGGTGGGAGGACAACGACTTTGACCAGGCCCGCCGCTTCTACGCCGTGAACCCGGCCGCCCCGCCAAGCCCCTACCAAACGCCCAGCGCGCCTTTTCGCACCGATTGGATCTTCAACTTCCGTACCCGCACGACCCAGGTGTCCATCGCGGACACCGTGGCCTTGGCGCCGGCGCTGAACCTGGGCCTGGGCTTTCGCGCACTGCGAGTGCAGAGCGACGCGCAGGTCATCAGCGGCAGCAACCGCCCGCAAGGTCGCGTCCTCACGGATGAGCCCTTCCTGCCTCAGATCGGCCTGAGCTGGGAGTTGAGCAGCCAAGACGAGCTGTTTGCCAACCTGGCCCGCAATGCCCGCGCTTTTCAGGCCTCGGCGGCCGGCACCGCGCCCTTTGCCACCACAGCGGCCGGTTTCGAGGCCATCCGCAATCAGATCCGCCCCGAGCGTTCCGACAGCTTCGAGATGGGCTGGCGCGGCATTGGCGCACGCCACCAGGCCAGCCTCACGCTCTACACCGTGCGCTTCCACGACCGCCTGCTCAGTGTGCAGGCGGGCAGCGCCATCCAGGGCAACCCCAGCATCCTGAGCAATGTGGGCGGGGTCAGCACCCATGGCCTGGAGGCGGCGCTGTCGGCGCGCCTGGGCCCACGCTGGACGGCCTATGCGGGGCTCAGTCTTTCCCGGGCACGCTACCGCGATGACGTCGTCAGTGGCACCAGCCGCGTGGCCACGGCGGGCAAGCAGGTGGTGGATCATCCCAGCCGCATGCTCAAGGCGCAGATCGGCTACGACGACGGCCCTTGGTCCTGGACGCTGGGGCTGGATGCCCAGAGTCGGCGCTACTACAGCTACACCAATGACGCCAGCGTGCCCGGCCGGGCCCTGATGAACGGCAGCCTCGCTTATCGGATCGGGGGCCTGGGCGCGCTGCAGGATGCGCGCCTGCGTCTGTCCGTCAGCAATCTGGGCCAGCGCCGCCACATCGCCACCCTGGGCAGCAATGGCTTTGTGAACAGCGACCCCAATGGCCTGGCCCAGACCCTGCTGCCCGGCGCGCCGCGCCAGGCCCTGTTGAGCTTCAGCGCGCGCCTATAG
- a CDS encoding glutathione S-transferase N-terminal domain-containing protein codes for MLEVYSWPTPNGHKVHIMLEEIGLPYRAVPVDIGRGAQFEPAFLRISPNNKIPALIDPDGPEGKPISLFESGAILLYLAGKTGRLLPDSVQGRYEVLQWLMFQVGGVGPMLGQAHHFRMYAPEKIPYAIDRYTQEAQRLYHVIDKRLAQSRYVGGPEYSIADIAIWPWLRSWKNQGVNLSDYPHLKGWFDELDHRPAVKRGLAVLADLRRPQLDDRAREALFGQQQLQQR; via the coding sequence ATGCTTGAAGTCTATTCGTGGCCCACACCCAATGGGCACAAGGTTCACATCATGCTCGAAGAGATCGGCCTGCCCTACCGGGCGGTGCCGGTGGATATCGGTCGGGGCGCCCAATTCGAACCGGCGTTCTTGCGCATCAGCCCGAACAACAAGATCCCGGCATTGATCGACCCGGATGGCCCTGAGGGCAAGCCCATCAGCCTGTTTGAGTCCGGCGCCATCCTTCTCTACCTCGCTGGCAAGACAGGCCGCCTTTTGCCCGACAGCGTGCAGGGCCGCTACGAAGTGCTGCAGTGGCTGATGTTCCAGGTCGGCGGGGTTGGCCCCATGCTGGGCCAGGCCCACCACTTCCGGATGTATGCGCCCGAGAAGATCCCCTATGCGATCGACCGCTACACCCAGGAGGCGCAGCGGCTCTACCACGTCATCGACAAGCGCCTGGCGCAGTCGCGCTACGTGGGCGGGCCCGAGTACTCCATCGCCGACATTGCCATCTGGCCCTGGCTGCGCTCCTGGAAGAACCAGGGGGTGAACTTAAGCGACTACCCTCACCTCAAAGGCTGGTTCGACGAGTTGGACCATCGCCCGGCCGTGAAGCGGGGCCTGGCAGTGCTGGCCGATCTGCGCCGCCCGCAGCTCGACGACCGCGCGCGCGAGGCCCTGTTTGGCCAGCAACAATTGCAGCAACGCTGA
- a CDS encoding CysB family HTH-type transcriptional regulator produces MNLQQFRFVAEAARRGLNLTETAKALHTSQPGVSKAILELEEELGVDIFSRHGKRLRRITEPGQQVLKSIDVILREVGNLRRIGEEFSRQDSGQLSIATTHTQARYVLPAPLAQLRRQFPRLQIGLHQGDPQQVAQMVLDETAVIGLATESLEEFEGLVSLPWYEWQHVAVMPRDHPLAQSARGDLDLSLEDLSGQPLVTYHPRFTGRSRIDRSFAARGLQPQVVLEAIDADVIKTYVRFGLGVGIVAEMAMREESPDSDLVMRPLGHLFGQNVARVAFKRGVLLRQHVKVFAALLSERLAEPLLMRALSGDASHFDL; encoded by the coding sequence ATGAATCTGCAGCAGTTTCGCTTCGTGGCCGAGGCCGCGCGCCGGGGCCTGAATCTGACGGAGACCGCCAAGGCGCTGCACACCTCTCAGCCCGGCGTCTCCAAGGCCATCCTGGAGCTGGAAGAAGAACTCGGGGTGGACATTTTTTCGCGCCATGGCAAGCGCCTGCGGCGCATCACCGAGCCCGGCCAGCAAGTTCTGAAATCCATCGATGTGATCCTGCGCGAGGTCGGCAATCTGCGCCGCATCGGCGAGGAGTTCTCACGCCAGGACAGTGGCCAACTCTCCATCGCCACCACCCACACCCAGGCGCGCTATGTGTTGCCCGCACCGCTGGCTCAACTGCGCCGCCAGTTCCCCAGGTTGCAGATCGGACTGCACCAAGGCGACCCGCAGCAAGTGGCGCAGATGGTGCTGGATGAGACAGCCGTGATCGGTCTGGCTACCGAGTCCCTCGAAGAATTCGAGGGACTGGTCTCCCTGCCCTGGTACGAGTGGCAGCATGTGGCGGTGATGCCACGCGACCATCCGCTGGCCCAGAGCGCCCGGGGGGATCTGGATCTGAGTCTTGAAGATTTGTCCGGCCAGCCCCTGGTGACCTACCACCCGCGCTTCACGGGGCGCAGCCGCATCGACCGCAGCTTTGCCGCGCGCGGCCTGCAGCCCCAAGTCGTGCTGGAGGCCATCGATGCCGATGTCATCAAAACTTATGTGCGCTTCGGCCTGGGCGTGGGCATCGTGGCCGAAATGGCCATGCGCGAAGAGAGCCCGGACAGCGACTTGGTGATGCGTCCGCTCGGCCATCTATTCGGCCAAAACGTTGCGCGGGTGGCCTTCAAGCGCGGCGTGCTGCTGCGTCAGCATGTGAAAGTGTTCGCCGCCCTGCTGTCCGAGCGGCTGGCCGAGCCCTTGCTGATGCGCGCCCTCAGCGGCGACGCCAGCCACTTCGACCTCTAG
- a CDS encoding sirohydrochlorin chelatase — protein sequence MSQRGLLLLAHGARNPQWAQPFEKVALALRARHPDALVRLAYLEFLSPTLPEAAAELCAAGARQIELLPMFLGSSGHVQREVPVLIEQAERELGCQIHVNPALGEQERVLQAMVDSAAALIAAP from the coding sequence ATGAGTCAGAGAGGCCTCCTATTGCTGGCCCACGGAGCCCGCAACCCGCAATGGGCCCAGCCCTTTGAAAAAGTGGCGCTGGCGCTGCGAGCGCGGCATCCCGACGCCTTGGTGCGGCTCGCCTATCTGGAATTTTTATCGCCCACCCTGCCTGAGGCTGCGGCCGAACTGTGCGCGGCCGGCGCGCGGCAGATCGAGTTGTTGCCCATGTTCCTGGGCAGCAGCGGCCATGTGCAGCGCGAGGTGCCCGTGCTGATCGAACAAGCCGAGCGAGAACTGGGCTGTCAGATTCATGTGAACCCGGCCCTGGGCGAGCAAGAGCGCGTGCTGCAAGCCATGGTCGATTCCGCTGCCGCCCTGATCGCCGCGCCATGA
- the lptG gene encoding LPS export ABC transporter permease LptG has protein sequence MRTVRRLLYRDIALTVSFVALAFLALFSFIAFTEELERLKRGQSAGHAAWLAALQLPGQLYELLPIAVLIGSIISLSRLAQSSEFTILRTAGLGPGRALGLLSLPALAFALLTFLSGDVLAPIAERAAESYRAELAGGLLQRAGGAWLKDREQSGTEQERSFTVHVQAAGLDGRVEGVRVFAFDAHGRLLERWESPRGEVDGQGLWILQNVTRALWPQGENIRLEQTTLPELRWQSHLSLAVVNAALLKASTMSTAELFRYTRHLSAQEQSAGRYEIQFYRKALYPFACLVMMALALPFAYLHGRAGGIGAKVFGGIMLGISFVLMNHLAGHLGLLQGWAPWAAAAAPALFYLALSLSSFAWLVRYR, from the coding sequence ATGAGGACCGTCCGCAGACTGCTCTATCGCGACATTGCCCTCACGGTCAGCTTCGTTGCCCTGGCCTTTCTGGCCTTGTTCTCCTTCATCGCCTTCACAGAAGAGCTGGAGCGACTCAAGCGCGGTCAATCGGCCGGCCATGCGGCCTGGCTGGCCGCGCTTCAATTGCCGGGGCAACTCTATGAACTGCTGCCGATTGCCGTGCTGATCGGCAGCATCATCAGCCTGTCCCGACTGGCGCAGTCCAGTGAATTCACCATCCTGCGCACCGCCGGCCTGGGGCCCGGCCGGGCCTTGGGGCTGCTCAGCCTTCCCGCCCTGGCCTTTGCGCTGCTTACGTTCCTATCGGGCGATGTGCTGGCCCCCATTGCGGAGCGCGCCGCCGAGTCGTATCGGGCGGAACTGGCTGGCGGACTGCTGCAACGAGCCGGGGGCGCCTGGCTGAAAGACCGCGAGCAATCAGGAACTGAGCAGGAACGCTCCTTCACCGTGCACGTCCAGGCGGCCGGCCTGGATGGCCGCGTGGAGGGCGTGCGGGTCTTTGCGTTCGACGCCCATGGCCGCTTGCTGGAGCGCTGGGAGTCTCCCAGGGGCGAGGTCGACGGCCAAGGCCTGTGGATTCTGCAGAACGTGACCCGCGCCCTGTGGCCGCAGGGGGAGAACATCCGGCTGGAACAGACCACCCTGCCGGAGTTGCGCTGGCAAAGCCACTTGAGTCTGGCGGTGGTGAACGCAGCCCTGCTCAAGGCCAGCACCATGTCCACCGCCGAGCTATTCCGATACACCCGCCACCTGTCGGCGCAAGAGCAATCAGCCGGTCGTTACGAGATCCAGTTCTATCGCAAGGCGCTCTATCCCTTTGCCTGCCTGGTGATGATGGCGCTGGCCCTGCCCTTTGCTTACCTGCATGGGCGCGCTGGCGGCATCGGCGCCAAGGTGTTCGGCGGCATCATGCTCGGCATCAGCTTCGTGCTGATGAACCACCTGGCGGGCCATCTCGGCCTGCTGCAGGGCTGGGCCCCCTGGGCCGCCGCCGCCGCGCCGGCTCTCTTCTACCTGGCGCTGTCGCTCAGCTCCTTTGCTTGGCTGGTGAGGTATCGATGA
- the lptF gene encoding LPS export ABC transporter permease LptF: MLFDTSFRKDLSRSFGVALVVLGTIVLTSILVRTLSKTAGGRFDPADLMWVIGLASLSLLGLVLTLALFIAVVSAMGRPYRDSEMAVWMASGVPARRFLRPVLRMAWPVLLLSAVLQLWLAPWAEREAARLSEQYERRGDLSRVAPGQFQSSRDGSKVFFIDRHTESTPETQGLARNVFILSQQKDRESVTTAAQGEVQWEDEDRYLLLQSGQRNETRTEGGERAWARFEQYRVLADRQTTKALDELPPRAMSSLALWESGEARHTGHLTKRLGLVLAGLNLTLAGVGLAATNPRRPNNWGLVMALLSFVVYFSFTGLTEAWVAQGKVSAPLALGALHGGVFVLALALLWWRDESLALTTRLLPRRSAA; the protein is encoded by the coding sequence ATGTTATTCGATACCTCGTTTCGTAAAGATTTGTCCCGCAGCTTTGGGGTGGCCTTGGTGGTGCTGGGCACCATCGTGCTGACCTCCATCCTGGTGCGCACACTGAGCAAGACCGCAGGTGGACGCTTCGACCCCGCGGATCTGATGTGGGTCATCGGGCTGGCCAGCCTGAGCCTGCTGGGTCTGGTGCTGACCTTGGCGCTGTTCATTGCCGTAGTGAGCGCAATGGGACGCCCCTACCGGGACTCCGAGATGGCGGTCTGGATGGCCAGCGGCGTGCCGGCACGCCGCTTCTTACGCCCTGTGCTGCGCATGGCCTGGCCCGTATTGCTGCTCAGCGCCGTGCTGCAACTTTGGCTCGCGCCTTGGGCCGAGAGGGAGGCTGCCCGCCTGAGCGAACAGTACGAGCGGCGCGGTGACCTATCGCGCGTGGCCCCGGGCCAGTTTCAAAGCTCGCGCGACGGCAGCAAGGTGTTCTTCATCGATCGCCACACCGAATCCACGCCCGAAACCCAGGGCCTGGCCCGCAATGTGTTCATCCTCAGCCAGCAAAAGGATAGAGAGTCGGTGACCACCGCCGCGCAGGGCGAAGTGCAGTGGGAGGATGAGGACCGCTACCTGCTGCTGCAATCGGGCCAGCGCAATGAAACCCGCACCGAAGGGGGCGAACGCGCCTGGGCACGGTTCGAGCAGTACCGCGTTTTGGCCGACCGACAAACCACCAAGGCCCTGGATGAGTTGCCGCCGCGCGCCATGAGCAGCCTAGCCCTTTGGGAGTCGGGCGAGGCCCGTCATACGGGGCATCTGACCAAGCGCCTTGGACTGGTGCTGGCTGGTTTGAACCTCACGCTGGCCGGCGTTGGCCTGGCCGCAACCAATCCGCGTCGACCCAACAATTGGGGCCTGGTCATGGCCTTGCTGAGCTTCGTGGTCTATTTCAGCTTCACTGGGTTGACCGAAGCCTGGGTGGCCCAGGGCAAGGTCAGTGCCCCGCTCGCCCTGGGCGCTCTTCATGGTGGCGTGTTTGTCTTGGCCCTGGCGCTGCTGTGGTGGCGCGATGAGTCCTTGGCCTTGACGACACGCCTTTTGCCCCGTCGGAGTGCCGCATGA